The window AGTCGTCACCGTCCCGGTCGATCCGGGTGCCGATGTTGGTGGCGTCCGACGAGGCGACCTGCGGCTCGGTCATCGCGAAGGCGGACCGGATCTCACCGGCCAGCAGCGGCTTGAGCCACTTCTCCTTCTGCTCGTCGGTGCCGAAGTCGGCCAGCACCTCCATGTTGCCGGTGTCCGGAGCAGCGCAGTTCAGCGCGGGTGGCGCCACCGCCGGGCTGCGGCCGGTGATCTCGGCCAGCGGCGCGTACTGCAGGTTGGTGAGGCCGGCGCCGTGGTCGCCGGGGAGGAAGAGGTTCCACAGACCGGCCTCCTTGGCGGCCGCCTTCAGGCCCTCCAGGGCGGCCGGGGGGCCCCAGCCGTCGCTGTGGAACGTGGCCTCCGCGGGATAGACGTGCTCGTCCATGAAGGCGAGTAGCCGCTTGCGGTAATCCTCGGTCTTCGCGTCGTACTCGAAGTCCATCAGTGTCCTTCCAGCGCTCGGTGGCCCTGCTCGACCAGGGCGGGAACCATGGCCCCCACGGTGTCGAAGCCGGGGCCGACCGTCTGACCCTTGGTGTAACGGAAGTGCACGCCCTCGAGGATGACGGCGAGCTTGAACGCGGCGAAGCCGACGTACCAGTGCAGGTCGCTGACGTCACGCTTGCTGCGTTCGGCGTAGCGTGCGGCGATCTCGTCGAGCGTGGGGTGCCCGGGGATGTCGATCGGCGCGAACGGTTTGCCGTCGCGCTCCAACAGCGGACGGCCGGCGTAGATCTGCATCAACGCCAGGTCACTAAGCGGATCGCCCAGTGTGGACATCTCCCAGTCCAGCACCGCGTTGACCGCCAACTCGTCGCTGACCAGCACGTTGTCCAGGCGGAAGTCACCGTGCACGACGGCGCCGGGGCCGCCGGCCGGGATGTCGGTGGCCAGCCGGGCGTGCAACTCGTCGATGCCGGAGAGCTCCCGGCTGCGGGACGCGTCGAGCTGCTGCTTCCACCGGCGGACCTGCCGGGCGTTGAAGCCCTCCGGCTTGCCGAAGTCACCGAGCCCGATCGCCGCCGGGTCCAGCGAGTGCAGATCGGCGAGCGTGTCGACGAGGGTGAACGTCAGCGCCCGAAAGTCGATCTTCTCGATCAGCGCGGCGTCCCGGTAGATGGTGCCGTCGACGTGCTCCATCAGGTAGAACGGCGCCCCGATGACCTCGGTGTCGGTGCAGAGTCGCACCGGTTTCGGCACCGGGAACCCGGCCTGGGAGAGGGCGTCGAGGACCTTGTGCTCCCGCACCATGTCGTGCGCGGTGGGCAGCACGTGCCCGAGTGGCGGCCGGCGAAGCACCCAGCGGTTGACGCCGTCGGTGACCGCGTAGGTCAGGTTCGACTTACCGCCCGCGAACATCGTCCCGGATAGCGGCGGGCTGTCCAGATAGGCCTGGAGTTTCTCCAGGTCAAGGCCCCTCACTTGGACTCGAATCCGCGCTGGAGTTTGTTCATGCCCCCCAGCCAACGGTCCGGATCGCTCGCGCGCAAGCGGTAGTAGCCCTCGACCTCAGGATGCGGGAGGATCAAGAACCGGCCGTCGGTAAGCGTTCCGGCGACCAGGTCGGCCACCGCCTCCGGCGGCAGCGCGCCCTCGGCGAGCAGCGAGGCCGCGCCACTGCCGCGATCGTTTCCGCGGGTCAGCATGTCGGTGCGGACACCCTGCGGGCACAGCGCCTGCACGATCAGACCCCGATGGGCGTACGTGGCCCGCAACCACTCCGCGTAGGCCAGAGCAGCGTGCTTCGTCACCGAGTAGGTGGCGCTCCCGAGCAGGGTCAGCAGACCGGCCGCGCTCACCGTGATCAGCAGCCGTTTCGGCTCACCGCTGTCCAGCCAGCGCGGCAGCAGCGCCCGGCTCACGTAGACGTGCGACATCACGTTGACCCCGAAGTCGCGCTGCCATTGGGCGTCCGGTGTCGTCTCGTCGCCGGCCGACAGCACCCCGGCGTTCGAGCAGAACAGGTCGATCCCGCCCAGTTCGCCCCAGGCCGTGTCGACGAGGTGCGCAACGTCCTGCTCACTGGCCGCGTCACCGGGCACCGCGAGCCCGCCGATCTCACCGGCGACCGAGCGGGCCGCTTCCGCGTTCAGATCGTTGACCACGACCTTTGCGCCGTCGGCGGCGAACCGGCGGGCCAGTGCCGCCCCGATCCCGCCGCCCGCGCCCGTCACGACGACCCGCTTCACCGATCCGTTGGTCACTGGACGGCCCCGGTCAGGGTGAGCCCGCCGTCGATCACGATGGTCTGGCCGGTGATCCAGCCGGCCTCCGGTGAGCAGAGGAATGCCACGGTGCCGGCCACGTCATCGGTGTTGCCGAGCCGCTGGAGCGGATACGTGGCCGCCACCTCCGCCTCCCGCCCCTCGTAGAGGGCGGTGGCGAACCGCGTCTTCACGACCGCGGGCGCGACCGCGTTGACCCGGATCTTCGGGGCCAACTCGACCGCGAGCTCCTCGGTGAGGTGGATGAGGGCGGCCTTGGTGGTGCCGTAGAACGCGATCCCCGGCGCCGGGCGGACACCGGAGACCGACGAGATGTTGACGATCGAGCCGCCGGTCTCGGCCAGGCCACCGCGCAGCGCCTCCTGGATCCAGCCCAGCGTGCCGATCAGGTTGACCTCGACCATCTTGCGGGCGGCGTTCAGATCGAGGGTGGCCAGCGGGCCGTACGCCGGATTGATCCCGATGTTGTTGATCAGTGTGGTGACCGGCCCGAACCGCTCCCGCACCGCGTCGACCACGGCGGCCCGGTGCGCCGGATCGTCACCCTTGCCGGCCACACCGATCGCCACCTCGGGGCCGCCGAGCTCCTTCACGGCGGCCTCG of the Actinoplanes sichuanensis genome contains:
- a CDS encoding phosphotransferase family protein; protein product: MRGLDLEKLQAYLDSPPLSGTMFAGGKSNLTYAVTDGVNRWVLRRPPLGHVLPTAHDMVREHKVLDALSQAGFPVPKPVRLCTDTEVIGAPFYLMEHVDGTIYRDAALIEKIDFRALTFTLVDTLADLHSLDPAAIGLGDFGKPEGFNARQVRRWKQQLDASRSRELSGIDELHARLATDIPAGGPGAVVHGDFRLDNVLVSDELAVNAVLDWEMSTLGDPLSDLALMQIYAGRPLLERDGKPFAPIDIPGHPTLDEIAARYAERSKRDVSDLHWYVGFAAFKLAVILEGVHFRYTKGQTVGPGFDTVGAMVPALVEQGHRALEGH
- a CDS encoding SDR family oxidoreductase yields the protein MKRVVVTGAGGGIGAALARRFAADGAKVVVNDLNAEAARSVAGEIGGLAVPGDAASEQDVAHLVDTAWGELGGIDLFCSNAGVLSAGDETTPDAQWQRDFGVNVMSHVYVSRALLPRWLDSGEPKRLLITVSAAGLLTLLGSATYSVTKHAALAYAEWLRATYAHRGLIVQALCPQGVRTDMLTRGNDRGSGAASLLAEGALPPEAVADLVAGTLTDGRFLILPHPEVEGYYRLRASDPDRWLGGMNKLQRGFESK
- a CDS encoding SDR family oxidoreductase, which codes for MADQVAIVTGASRGIGFAIAQRFVTQGTKVAVTGRDADALEAAVKELGGPEVAIGVAGKGDDPAHRAAVVDAVRERFGPVTTLINNIGINPAYGPLATLDLNAARKMVEVNLIGTLGWIQEALRGGLAETGGSIVNISSVSGVRPAPGIAFYGTTKAALIHLTEELAVELAPKIRVNAVAPAVVKTRFATALYEGREAEVAATYPLQRLGNTDDVAGTVAFLCSPEAGWITGQTIVIDGGLTLTGAVQ